A window of the Deltaproteobacteria bacterium genome harbors these coding sequences:
- a CDS encoding tetratricopeptide repeat protein, with product MAVTCGICGVTSDFDEAFLKARRSFRFKKTTYCPACWLERGTSMIPYLLGWGFFLFLGIILVVQNPQEGWLILNLFFIVLCILLMIIPHELGHAFVAKWLGWRVFKIIIGRGRIIKTGTMFGFSYEVRKLPFHGLTFCFANSSQWYRLKQFCIVAAGPIVNVAFLFIALQIPQSTSLSQALSQSLNPVGWLIVANACILVINLIPCHFKLPQGKIPNDGLSLLTMPFFRQIEIERLLPFYYIYEGLEYLYRQQFQKAKESYLQGLSQYPENPLLKNGLGVTCLNMGKVEEARSIFRQLLDQNDPTDKQLHALLLNNLAYANMLCDPQGLLKEADTLSAQMYKSCPWVPTFKGTRGIVLIELGELNEGITLLKQAMKGTENPRDNAINAAYLAIAEARKGDIKCANQYLETARQFDDACSLLDQVQNELFLAEA from the coding sequence ATGGCCGTTACATGTGGTATTTGTGGGGTAACATCTGATTTTGACGAAGCGTTTCTGAAAGCAAGAAGATCATTCCGCTTTAAAAAAACAACCTATTGCCCTGCCTGTTGGCTCGAACGTGGAACCTCGATGATACCCTATTTGTTGGGTTGGGGGTTCTTTCTGTTTTTAGGAATTATTCTGGTTGTTCAAAACCCGCAGGAAGGCTGGCTTATCCTAAATCTGTTCTTTATTGTGCTGTGTATACTTCTAATGATCATACCACACGAATTAGGCCATGCTTTTGTTGCGAAATGGTTAGGGTGGCGAGTATTTAAAATTATCATAGGGAGGGGGCGAATTATTAAGACGGGAACCATGTTCGGCTTTTCCTATGAAGTTCGGAAGCTCCCCTTTCATGGTTTAACATTTTGTTTTGCCAACTCATCACAGTGGTATCGTCTGAAGCAATTTTGTATTGTGGCCGCAGGGCCAATTGTCAATGTGGCCTTTCTCTTCATTGCGCTTCAAATCCCACAATCAACAAGCCTCAGTCAAGCATTATCCCAGTCACTTAATCCGGTTGGATGGTTGATAGTGGCGAATGCGTGCATTCTGGTCATTAATCTGATTCCCTGTCATTTTAAATTACCACAAGGGAAAATTCCTAATGACGGATTATCCTTACTCACAATGCCCTTTTTCCGCCAAATAGAGATCGAGCGACTATTGCCTTTTTACTATATCTATGAAGGGCTAGAGTACCTCTATAGGCAACAATTTCAGAAAGCAAAAGAATCGTATCTTCAAGGGCTCTCTCAGTATCCGGAAAATCCTCTGTTAAAAAATGGTTTAGGAGTTACCTGCCTGAACATGGGTAAAGTTGAAGAAGCTCGTTCAATATTCAGGCAGCTCCTTGATCAAAATGATCCCACCGATAAACAGCTTCACGCACTGTTATTGAATAATCTGGCCTATGCAAACATGTTGTGTGATCCTCAGGGATTGTTGAAAGAAGCAGATACGCTTTCCGCTCAAATGTATAAAAGTTGTCCCTGGGTTCCAACCTTTAAGGGGACGCGCGGCATTGTACTCATTGAATTGGGAGAACTTAATGAAGGGATTACCTTGTTGAAGCAGGCGATGAAAGGCACTGAAAACCCTCGTGATAATGCCATAAATGCTGCATATCTTGCAATTGCCGAAGCTCGGAAAGGTGACATTAAATGTGCCAATCAGTATCTTGAAACTGCGCGACAATTCGATGATGCGTGTTCCTTGCTGGATCAGGTACAAAATGAATTGTTTTTAGCAGAGGCATGA
- a CDS encoding radical SAM protein codes for MKLLRKNALPLEEGTKPPRKTNAKGTKLKHAILINVGYPTPINKRGIYDVPELHIAAITLPLLASLIRDIRSDCTVRIYDELGTHIDMDYIDNLPRSNTIIFISVKTPLAYDAKHLFKVFNELKFTVVMGGPHVSSCLNEVIHYTNVAVHGEAEVHMENVIKSFESGLFDYNTLPGLQFKSKKNSNFLQSPLPDRHLYKHSMKYMFPGVIEFSRGCQYRCSFCASTNLYTDKVIHKSIDQVLLEIKTLPKFYRKFQTWFFVDDNFCSSHRKTKDLSLAIGRNFPEARWGCAMTIMSARDTELLDAMVAGGMRYVFIGFDSIVQSSLEHTRKSGSKTREYSILINELKKRNVFIIAAIVFGFDQDNSDIFKNTLEWAKNSGVDALNLNVLRPYPNTPLYNDLKQQNRLIFDPWWQQPLETRMEMVQNNTYNLAGTMVTYKPKNMSAKELTHGTLWVGQEFYKPTIAIPRIIKNYSQITNFTIEAIMNYGYHNEYKSINELDIT; via the coding sequence ATGAAATTATTGAGAAAAAATGCATTGCCACTTGAAGAGGGAACAAAGCCGCCAAGAAAGACAAATGCTAAGGGTACTAAGCTTAAGCACGCCATTTTAATTAATGTAGGTTATCCGACACCAATAAATAAAAGGGGAATTTACGATGTGCCGGAATTACATATTGCGGCCATTACTCTACCATTACTGGCTTCTTTGATTAGAGATATCAGGTCTGATTGTACGGTAAGAATATATGATGAGTTAGGTACTCATATTGATATGGATTATATTGATAATCTTCCAAGGTCAAATACAATAATATTCATATCAGTCAAAACGCCTTTGGCTTATGACGCCAAACATCTATTCAAAGTTTTTAATGAATTAAAATTTACGGTGGTAATGGGTGGCCCGCATGTCTCTTCATGCTTAAACGAAGTTATTCATTACACCAATGTTGCAGTGCACGGCGAGGCCGAAGTGCATATGGAAAATGTAATTAAAAGTTTTGAATCGGGATTATTTGATTATAATACCTTGCCCGGTCTTCAGTTCAAATCGAAGAAGAACAGTAATTTTCTGCAATCCCCTTTGCCGGATAGACATCTCTATAAGCACTCCATGAAATATATGTTTCCAGGTGTTATTGAGTTCAGCCGAGGATGTCAATATCGATGTTCTTTTTGTGCCAGTACGAATTTATACACAGACAAAGTTATTCATAAATCGATTGATCAAGTACTTTTGGAAATTAAAACTTTGCCAAAATTTTATAGAAAATTCCAGACCTGGTTTTTTGTGGATGATAACTTTTGTAGTTCGCACCGGAAAACTAAGGACCTTTCTTTAGCGATTGGACGAAATTTTCCAGAAGCCCGATGGGGTTGTGCAATGACAATTATGTCAGCGAGAGACACAGAATTGCTGGATGCAATGGTAGCAGGGGGGATGAGGTATGTTTTTATAGGTTTTGATTCTATAGTGCAATCAAGTTTGGAACATACTAGAAAAAGCGGATCTAAAACCAGGGAATATAGCATATTAATTAATGAACTAAAAAAAAGAAATGTATTTATTATTGCTGCCATTGTTTTTGGTTTTGATCAAGATAATTCTGATATCTTTAAAAATACACTAGAATGGGCAAAAAACTCTGGGGTAGATGCCTTAAACTTAAACGTATTACGGCCATACCCAAATACACCGCTCTACAACGATCTAAAACAACAAAATAGACTCATATTTGATCCATGGTGGCAACAGCCATTAGAGACAAGAATGGAAATGGTACAGAATAATACGTATAATTTGGCCGGTACAATGGTAACCTATAAACCGAAAAATATGTCTGCTAAAGAACTGACACACGGCACATTGTGGGTTGGCCAGGAA
- a CDS encoding tetratricopeptide repeat protein has translation MDRIRRGAVILAMGVIGPGVSLAADEPKPNQERPVTYWRHSDKSEHVVTTESDSYYRQAKELYREGPSKAPEIIALLKKAITADDANVKAHYLLGVTYFGTERFDSALRQFDRALELQESDGQTINPELRFYRARTLFELGRCEEARQILESHWAFWQDGGRLQGRYEALSPMVEKACGDSGLPQPK, from the coding sequence ATGGACAGAATACGACGGGGAGCGGTGATTCTAGCAATGGGTGTAATTGGCCCTGGAGTGTCCCTTGCTGCAGACGAGCCGAAGCCCAATCAGGAGCGACCTGTGACGTACTGGCGGCACTCCGACAAGTCGGAACACGTCGTTACAACAGAGTCGGACTCCTACTACCGCCAAGCGAAGGAGTTGTACCGGGAGGGACCATCTAAAGCCCCTGAGATCATCGCCCTCCTCAAAAAGGCAATCACGGCAGATGATGCGAACGTCAAGGCACACTATCTGCTAGGCGTCACCTATTTTGGGACCGAGCGATTCGACAGCGCGCTCAGGCAATTTGATCGCGCACTCGAACTACAAGAATCAGACGGCCAGACCATTAATCCCGAACTCCGCTTCTATCGGGCGCGAACGCTGTTCGAACTTGGTCGTTGTGAGGAAGCGAGGCAGATCCTGGAATCACACTGGGCGTTCTGGCAGGATGGTGGTCGACTCCAAGGGCGTTACGAAGCTCTGTCGCCGATGGTGGAAAAGGCCTGCGGAGATTCCGGACTGCCGCAACCCAAGTAG
- a CDS encoding B12-binding domain-containing radical SAM protein has protein sequence MAENKKILRLINPIPNDVKRPSGMAHIFNIIPLQLATVASVTPENWDIDIQDENVTAIEHNAKPDLVGISIKACTANRGIEIANEYKKFNIPVIFGGSHASLSPESIKPYANAVVRGGVENIWTNLLSDFESGNLKNIYDGRLYRAIPKYKMRWELFDKKKYKIFSIIARRGCSYKCSFCTIPEMYDGVQSRNIFDVIDDIQRMESKYFILWDENPTDNIVYAENFFKALTPLNKTWFAEATTKVTENTSLLNEMGKSGCKAIYLGIESFSQKSLNNVGKGFNKIGRYKDIVKKLGDCGIMAHAGLVLGLDGDDESTFDETLEGLYKCNFVSASIKILTPYPGTKLHHRFEKERRIFDYKLEHYDEKHVVFHPKRMTADQLYDGYKYVVSNFYSMSSIATRIKDNILMHGINPGSFSLVNFGWRKDYFSTLLDSRHVYKKVMNK, from the coding sequence ATGGCGGAAAATAAAAAAATATTGCGGTTAATAAATCCCATCCCAAATGATGTAAAAAGACCTTCTGGCATGGCACACATTTTCAACATCATCCCATTACAACTGGCAACTGTTGCTTCCGTTACACCAGAAAATTGGGATATTGATATTCAAGATGAAAATGTTACGGCAATCGAACACAATGCCAAACCTGACCTTGTTGGTATTTCAATAAAAGCATGTACTGCAAATAGAGGTATAGAAATTGCCAATGAATATAAAAAATTCAATATACCAGTAATTTTTGGAGGCTCTCATGCAAGTTTATCCCCGGAATCAATTAAGCCCTATGCTAACGCGGTAGTGCGAGGCGGTGTTGAAAACATTTGGACTAACTTATTATCCGACTTTGAAAGCGGTAATCTGAAAAATATTTATGATGGGCGATTATATCGCGCTATTCCTAAATATAAAATGCGCTGGGAATTATTCGACAAAAAAAAATACAAAATATTTTCTATTATTGCGCGGAGAGGTTGTTCATACAAATGCTCTTTTTGTACTATTCCCGAAATGTATGATGGCGTACAAAGCAGAAATATATTCGACGTGATTGATGATATTCAAAGAATGGAATCTAAATACTTTATTCTATGGGATGAAAACCCTACAGATAACATCGTATATGCTGAAAATTTTTTTAAAGCACTCACACCTTTAAACAAAACCTGGTTTGCAGAAGCAACTACAAAAGTGACCGAAAATACTTCTCTTTTAAATGAAATGGGTAAAAGTGGTTGTAAAGCAATTTACCTCGGTATAGAAAGCTTTTCACAAAAAAGCCTAAATAATGTAGGAAAGGGTTTCAACAAAATTGGAAGGTACAAGGACATTGTAAAAAAACTAGGCGACTGTGGCATTATGGCACATGCAGGCCTGGTACTTGGATTAGATGGCGACGACGAAAGTACTTTTGATGAAACCCTGGAAGGTTTATATAAATGCAATTTTGTGTCAGCTTCAATCAAAATTCTAACGCCATATCCTGGAACAAAACTACACCATCGTTTTGAAAAAGAGAGAAGAATCTTTGATTATAAACTAGAACATTACGATGAAAAACATGTAGTTTTTCACCCAAAGAGAATGACTGCTGATCAACTCTACGATGGGTACAAATATGTAGTGAGTAATTTCTATTCCATGAGTTCCATCGCAACACGAATAAAAGATAATATCCTTATGCATGGTATAAATCCAGGGAGTTTTAGCCTTGTAAACTTCGGCTGGAGGAAAGATTATTTTTCAACATTATTGGATAGTAGGCATGTATATAAAAAAGTAATGAATAAGTGA
- a CDS encoding helix-turn-helix domain-containing protein: MKETKRLFGMRLKELRQSAGVSQDQLAESADISSKYLSRIEVGKQFPSIDKLVNLSKALNIELKDLFEFDHLKGGEKELKKSLTDLMEEAGEEKLRLIFKIGRAIVK; the protein is encoded by the coding sequence ATGAAAGAGACGAAAAGATTATTCGGGATGAGGTTAAAGGAGTTGCGCCAGAGCGCCGGGGTATCTCAGGACCAGTTAGCCGAGAGTGCTGATATAAGTTCAAAGTATTTGAGCAGAATCGAGGTGGGGAAACAGTTTCCCTCTATCGACAAACTGGTGAACCTTTCAAAGGCTTTAAATATTGAACTTAAAGATCTTTTCGAGTTCGATCATCTCAAAGGGGGCGAAAAAGAGCTTAAGAAATCTCTCACTGATTTAATGGAAGAAGCGGGGGAGGAAAAATTGAGGCTCATCTTTAAGATTGGAAGAGCTATCGTTAAATAG
- a CDS encoding response regulator: MESFLIVDDDSRLSALYKFLISVKFEGALIKCAGNGLEGLERAAENDYSLVIADIEMPEMNGIDFYKNLKKEYPILAKKTVFITGSPSGTHLSYFEQEKRPWLLKPFDPYVFYDFIEAAFRE, from the coding sequence ATGGAATCATTCTTAATTGTCGATGACGACTCAAGATTATCAGCACTTTATAAGTTTTTGATCAGTGTAAAATTCGAGGGCGCCCTTATCAAGTGTGCAGGAAATGGTTTGGAAGGCTTGGAAAGGGCGGCTGAAAATGATTATTCACTGGTTATAGCAGATATCGAAATGCCCGAAATGAACGGCATCGACTTTTATAAAAACCTGAAAAAGGAATATCCCATTCTTGCCAAAAAAACCGTTTTTATCACCGGAAGTCCGAGCGGTACCCATCTTTCTTATTTTGAGCAGGAAAAACGCCCCTGGTTGCTGAAACCCTTTGATCCCTATGTTTTTTATGATTTCATTGAAGCGGCTTTCAGGGAGTGA